Proteins encoded together in one Rubripirellula reticaptiva window:
- a CDS encoding sigma-70 family RNA polymerase sigma factor codes for MIHSTALKVSLQHQQSLQHHGGGKSTELRTYGDQEGDFFFLSIFRSESASEMLLGPMPATEKTPPSKPPRGLPAYLAHLWTVPLLTAEQEQHLFRKLNFLKYRRSCLESRLRSCSGYAAMVDDLKQLGDRTVEVRNSIVESNLRLVVSMAKRYAGWNSNEFDEIVGVGNAALVRAVDLFDFRRGVRLSTYAYQAIQTSIFSNYRKEGRMNRGFIASGTEAVESAIADAGESDLAELESVEAREQVIELMKTLDERARKIVMARFGINQERNGVAFHVIAKEIGLSTTRTAQLFHRSIAKMRGLLTKRYSVSL; via the coding sequence ATGATTCATTCCACCGCACTGAAGGTCTCTCTTCAGCATCAGCAGTCGCTTCAGCATCACGGAGGCGGCAAATCCACGGAACTTCGTACGTATGGTGATCAAGAAGGCGACTTCTTTTTCTTGAGCATCTTTCGCAGCGAATCTGCGAGCGAGATGTTGTTGGGGCCGATGCCGGCAACCGAGAAGACACCCCCATCGAAGCCGCCGCGAGGGTTGCCTGCCTACCTTGCTCATCTATGGACGGTGCCGCTGTTGACGGCGGAGCAAGAGCAGCACCTTTTTCGAAAGCTGAACTTCTTGAAGTACCGCAGGTCATGTTTGGAGTCCAGGCTTCGTTCCTGCAGCGGATATGCTGCGATGGTTGACGATCTGAAGCAGCTCGGTGATCGTACGGTTGAAGTCCGAAATTCAATCGTCGAGTCAAATCTTCGGCTAGTCGTTTCAATGGCCAAGCGATATGCAGGTTGGAACTCGAACGAATTTGATGAAATCGTCGGCGTCGGAAATGCGGCTTTGGTTCGCGCTGTTGATCTGTTCGATTTCCGCCGCGGAGTCCGATTGAGTACCTATGCCTACCAAGCGATTCAGACATCCATATTCAGCAACTACCGAAAGGAAGGGCGGATGAATCGCGGGTTCATCGCCAGCGGAACCGAGGCCGTTGAGTCGGCAATCGCGGATGCTGGCGAGAGCGACCTCGCAGAATTAGAGTCGGTCGAAGCACGCGAGCAAGTGATCGAGTTGATGAAGACACTTGACGAGCGTGCACGAAAGATCGTAATGGCTCGGTTCGGGATCAATCAAGAACGCAACGGTGTTGCGTTCCATGTCATTGCGAAAGAAATTGGGCTCAGCACAACTCGGACGGCGCAATTATTTCATCGCAGCATCGCAAAGATGCGTGGACTATTAACTAAACGGTACAGTGTTAGCCTGTAA
- the nhaR gene encoding transcriptional activator NhaR, whose product MVDWLNYHHLMYFWMVAKEGGITPAAELLHLSQPTLSTQIQKLEKSMGVKLFERKGRAMLLTDSGQMVFRYADEIFGLGNELADAIRGRPTENSIRLLVGVPDVLPKLVTYRILKPVLALDERVKLVCTEGKLKDLLADLAMHRLDVVLADSPLTPELNVRAFNHLLGQCDVTVFGTAAMAKKYAKGFPKSLDGAPMLLPTQNTTLRRSLEQWFDDQDIRPEVAHEFEDSAVLKVFGQAGEGMIFVPTAVANDVASHYSLKQVGRIPEIIERFYAISVERRLKHPAVVAISQSARDNLFTDGS is encoded by the coding sequence ATGGTTGATTGGCTCAACTACCACCACCTGATGTACTTTTGGATGGTCGCTAAAGAGGGTGGAATCACGCCCGCTGCGGAACTGCTGCACTTGTCCCAGCCGACGCTCAGCACGCAAATCCAAAAGCTAGAAAAATCGATGGGCGTCAAGTTATTTGAACGCAAAGGACGAGCGATGCTCCTGACCGACAGTGGTCAGATGGTGTTTCGGTACGCGGATGAGATATTCGGTCTCGGCAATGAACTTGCAGATGCGATCCGCGGACGGCCCACCGAGAATTCGATTCGTTTGCTCGTCGGGGTTCCCGACGTGCTTCCCAAGCTAGTCACTTATCGAATTTTGAAACCAGTACTCGCTTTAGATGAGCGTGTGAAACTGGTCTGTACCGAAGGCAAGCTGAAGGACCTGCTCGCGGACCTTGCGATGCACCGCTTGGATGTCGTGCTCGCAGATTCGCCACTCACGCCAGAATTGAATGTGCGCGCATTCAATCACCTTTTGGGACAGTGCGATGTGACTGTATTCGGAACCGCGGCAATGGCAAAGAAGTATGCGAAAGGCTTTCCAAAGTCACTCGACGGTGCACCGATGCTTTTACCGACACAAAACACAACGCTGCGTCGCTCACTTGAACAATGGTTCGACGACCAAGACATTCGCCCAGAGGTGGCGCATGAATTCGAGGATAGTGCGGTCCTAAAAGTTTTTGGTCAAGCAGGCGAAGGAATGATCTTCGTCCCAACCGCAGTCGCAAACGACGTCGCTTCTCACTACTCGCTCAAGCAAGTCGGTCGCATTCCTGAAATCATCGAAAGGTTCTATGCGATCTCGGTGGAACGAAGATTGAAGCACCCAGCAGTTGTCGCAATCTCCCAATCGGCTCGCGACAACCTATTCACTGACGGTAGTTAA
- a CDS encoding HPF/RaiA family ribosome-associated protein has product MSINITDRSNLLDTEARQLAQRRLLFALSRFDSRIKQIDLVVEDENGPRGGIDKSCRISVSLDHASDVVVSGKDSDVCRCISRAAERAGRAVARTIEKSNDFARLRRTFIDPKAITQT; this is encoded by the coding sequence GTGTCAATCAACATCACTGACCGTAGCAATCTTCTTGACACCGAGGCACGCCAATTGGCGCAGCGGCGTCTGCTGTTTGCGCTATCGAGATTTGATTCGCGAATCAAGCAGATTGACCTGGTGGTTGAAGACGAGAATGGCCCCCGAGGTGGAATCGACAAGTCGTGTCGCATTTCAGTGTCGTTAGATCATGCATCCGACGTGGTGGTCTCGGGCAAAGATTCTGACGTCTGCCGATGTATATCCAGAGCCGCCGAGCGAGCCGGACGTGCGGTAGCGAGGACCATCGAGAAATCGAACGATTTTGCACGTCTTCGTCGAACTTTCATCGATCCAAAAGCAATCACGCAGACCTAG